The DNA sequence CTCTGATCGTCGCTGCACCGAAGAAACGTGCCTCAGACGAGAGCTGTACATGgataaagtagaaataaaCAGAATGTTCATGAATCTAGTCCTCTGGTCGAAAAAGCAACCAAAGTTCATTAAGACTCTGGTGCAGTCGTTAAAAAGTTTCCATGAATATACGCAGAGATGATGTAATTGTTACTCcaaaaactaattaaattttaattaaaatattttctttgtattcttTGTCACCTATTTAAACTAATATCGTAgacaatattataaaataattatacgataaattattttatacagtatataataaaattgtcgatGGAAGTTCTTGTTATCgcctttattaatttcataactATGAATCAATAACAACAAATAATACTGTATAAAATGATGCAATGTAATGTCGCTATCGTCACGAATATTTAACGTTTATAAATCAGGCCCATGAACATTAGTACGTACTGGTATAACAGTATAATGTCAACATAAATTTGGACCGATGCAAATACAACTTCGTCTGGATATAACTCTATCCTCCGTCCACCCATAATCGTTTGCACATCGAAgtataaatactaaaaaaacACGACActtattttcttatctttGTACGCGATACAGAGCAAATATTCTATAGagcagaaataattttgtatattaaccAAAGATAGTAAGATCATTCCTATAATAGAGATCACTATGTGTAACACTCTTATGTAGGTAAACATCAATACTATCATCATCACGACGATACTAACGATCGAACCCAATCCAATGATCATCATAATTCCTGTTCTCATCGTTAAGTCGAACTgtaaaattgttattgatcgtataaaattcgtttaatgTTATCGTAGATTATTTGGTAAAAAGGTTGTAGAGGTAGATATACCTTTGCAAACGTTGCTAGTAGAGCTACCCCAAATGTAATTAACGTTGTCATACTCAAAGCCATGAATATGATTTCGATCTCGTAAAAAGAAGACGCGAAAGCAGCTAAATACGACATTGCCAATGTCtggaaattacaaattattcaacGCTATTCGCTATTCTACTAACGTATTTACCGAATAATAAGAAGCACCCAATTAATCAGAAATCAGATTCAATCAAATGTCTCACCAATTTGCATAGCCATATGTAGTTATAAGGTGGTTTACGCCTAGCACGTTCAGAGAAAGATACGGCACAATATGAAATGGTAAAGCATACCctgagaaaagaaacaatcgTCGCTATTAACATTCTC is a window from the Hylaeus volcanicus isolate JK05 chromosome 7, UHH_iyHylVolc1.0_haploid, whole genome shotgun sequence genome containing:
- the LOC128880537 gene encoding protein lifeguard 3-like isoform X1 gives rise to the protein MQGDHQARRFISGPPQLPPLFEGQQIQTVSSENGPYTVNVTAEMVAERERENEELYRAWLEHQQRLAMEPDADESDYVGEFKQSAVRRMFIRKVFCILTLQLLFTACVIAFFLFVDAARKFMIIHWYFWIIALVCFTISYCAVSFSERARRKPPYNYIWLCKLTLAMSYLAAFASSFYEIEIIFMALSMTTLITFGVALLATFAKFDLTMRTGIMMIIGLGSIVSIVVMMIVLMFTYIRVLHIVISIIGMILLSLYLYFDVQTIMGGRRIELYPDEVVFASVQIYVDIILLYQYVLMFMGLIYKR
- the LOC128880537 gene encoding protein lifeguard 3-like isoform X2; translation: MQGDHQARRFISGPPQLPPLFEGQQIQTGPYTVNVTAEMVAERERENEELYRAWLEHQQRLAMEPDADESDYVGEFKQSAVRRMFIRKVFCILTLQLLFTACVIAFFLFVDAARKFMIIHWYFWIIALVCFTISYCAVSFSERARRKPPYNYIWLCKLTLAMSYLAAFASSFYEIEIIFMALSMTTLITFGVALLATFAKFDLTMRTGIMMIIGLGSIVSIVVMMIVLMFTYIRVLHIVISIIGMILLSLYLYFDVQTIMGGRRIELYPDEVVFASVQIYVDIILLYQYVLMFMGLIYKR